A segment of the Bdellovibrio bacteriovorus genome:
CCGCGGTTTCACCCTGGATAATCGCGCAAACTTCCTGCGTGAAGGACTTCCCATCAACGCCCAGACCTCCATTCCTTTGGAAAACAAAGAACGCCTTGAAGTGCTTAAAGGTCTCAATGGCCTGCAAACCGGCGCGAGCTCTCCGGGGGGCATGGTCAACTATGTGATCAAACGCCCGACCCCGCGCCAGCAATTCCTGCTGGAAACTGAAGTCGGCAGCTATGGCAACTGGCTGATTGCGGCAGATGCCGGTGGTCCTGTCAGGGGCCATGACCAGTTCGGTTATCGCCTGAATGTGGCGCATGAACAACTGAGCCCCGCAGTCGAAGACAGCAAAGGCGAACGAAATGTTCTGGCCCTGGCCAACAGTTGGCGTCTTTCAGAAACTCAATTGCTTGAGTCGGACATCGAATGGTCCAAAAAATCCCAGCCGACCCAGGCGGCTTTCAGTCTGCTGGGAAGTGATCTGCCGCAGGTGACGGATCCCCGTTTGAACCTGAACAATCAAAGCTGGTCCCAACCGGTGGTTTTCACCGGCTTGACCGGCAGCCTGAAATACACTCACCGCTTCAGTCAAAACCTGATCTGGCAGACAACGGCGGGCGCGCAGGAACTGCACACCGATGACCGCCTGGCTTATCCGTTTGGCTGTTCGGCGGAAAACAACTATGACCGCTATTGCTCTGACGGCACTTTTGACATGTATGACTTCCGAAGTGAAAATGAACGTCGCAGCACTCAGGCCATAAAAACATCCTTGCAGATGAAGGGTGTGACCGGCCCGGTTTCCCACGACATCAATGTCGGTTATCTGGGGCATGTGTCCCGAGAGCGCTATGCCAAGCAGGCTTACAATCCGGTGGGTGTCGGAAATGTGCAAGGCACCGCGAAACTCCCGGCCGACCCCGCCCTGACTGATGAAAACACCAACCGGGATTCTGAAGTGAACGAAATTTTTGCTTTTGATTCCGCTCATTGGGGTTCCTGGGGAGCGTGGCTGGGACTTCGTTTCAGTGATGTCCATCGCAGCAGTGTTCGCACAGACGCCTCGCGCGCCACGGATTACCGCGAAAATTTCTTGCTGCCGTGGATGGCGCTTTCTTATCAATTCCCGGCATGGATGACCTATGCCAGCTATGGTGAAGGGGTTGAAACTTATGTCACCCCGAACCGCAGTGGCTATACCAACCCCGGACAGTTTGTCCCGGATGTGATCAGCAGGCAGATCGAAGTCGGCGCCCGCGGCGGCGAAACTGTGACTTGGAACCTTGCGGCCTTCCAGATCGAACGCCCGCAGGTGGAAGATCAACGACCGGACTATAAAATTGACGGCAGCAGCCGCCATCAGGGTGTGGAGGCAGAACTTGGCGGAGAAGTCGGCCGACTGCAATGGACAGCTTCAGCGATGTGGCTGAAAGCGCGCCGTCTGGACAGCACGCTGAATCCTGCAATCAATGACCGGCGCCCGACGAATCTGCCCGAGCACACTTTGCGTGCCCATGTGAATTATCTGATCCCTGGAGTTCAGGGCCTGTCAGTGAATTCCCGGGTTTCCTATGAAGGTGAACGTGCCGTGACGGCCGATAATTCCCTGATGCTGTCCGCGTGGACTCGCTGGGATGCAGGCGCTTCTTATGAGTTTGGGAAGAAAGATGAAAAAACGGTGGTGCGATTGGCCGTTGAAAATCTGACGGATGAAAAGTACTGGAAGGAATCCCCTACCCAATACGGGCACATCTATCTGTACCCGGGCGAAGTCCGCAGCGTCTTTTTAACACTGCAGACTGAACTTTAAGACGGATTACTGACGCTCGGTCGTAAAGACGGGGGCGTCAGCACCCATCGCCGCGGCTTCTTCAAGAATGAAAGTCTTGAACATAGTGGCGTTCGTGTATTCACCGAAATGACGGCAGTCTGGCGCCAGATCGTGCGGTCCGCGGGTGATCCCGACAACCACAAGTCCTTTGGAAGTTTCCAGATAGGCCGGACCACCGGAATCACCAGAACATGCCCCTTTGGCATTGTTCTGATCGGTCACCAGAATGGATTCCCACAATTTAGCCAGCGGCACACGCACAAAGTTCAGACCGGTTGCTGGAGTCGGATTATCAATTTCATTCAGCAATCCATAGCCGGCAAGCAACAAAGTCTCGCCCGCTTTCAGCTCCACGGACTCATCCAAAACTGGAACTGGAACGGCGTTTTCCGGAGCATCCAACAACAACTTGATCAAACCCACGTCGTTACGTCCTGTCACCGGGAAACCGTTGTCATCATACACCAGGTGATAATCTTTATGGGTTTCGTATTCTGCCACTCGCAAAAGCTTTGTTTCATCAATCGTCGTCGGAAGAACTTCACCCATATGAACAAAGATCTCTGCGCCCTGAAGATCCACCAGACAATGAGCCGCAGTCAGAACCAGATTCTTTGAAATCAATGTGCCCGTGCAGATAGAGTAAGGTATTCCCTGATAGTTATAAATCAAAGACACGGTGGACGCCGTCACGGGATTCGTGGCATCGGCTTTTTCGCCGCCGATAATGGAGGTCTCTTGACCGTTCATTTCGACACTATTGGTTTTTTCATTCTTCGTACAAGCAACAAGGGACAAAAGCAGCAAAGATGACAGCAACAGCTTAGAATTCAACACAGGGA
Coding sequences within it:
- a CDS encoding TonB-dependent siderophore receptor, whose amino-acid sequence is MKKYLSILNAMTVLLTSPAVYAQNLPTEINTITVQDDQVQEPLEAFGFPEIPAQNLPLSTSQISDRTLRENRIHRLSEITLIEASVTDSYNASGYWDYLSIRGFTLDNRANFLREGLPINAQTSIPLENKERLEVLKGLNGLQTGASSPGGMVNYVIKRPTPRQQFLLETEVGSYGNWLIAADAGGPVRGHDQFGYRLNVAHEQLSPAVEDSKGERNVLALANSWRLSETQLLESDIEWSKKSQPTQAAFSLLGSDLPQVTDPRLNLNNQSWSQPVVFTGLTGSLKYTHRFSQNLIWQTTAGAQELHTDDRLAYPFGCSAENNYDRYCSDGTFDMYDFRSENERRSTQAIKTSLQMKGVTGPVSHDINVGYLGHVSRERYAKQAYNPVGVGNVQGTAKLPADPALTDENTNRDSEVNEIFAFDSAHWGSWGAWLGLRFSDVHRSSVRTDASRATDYRENFLLPWMALSYQFPAWMTYASYGEGVETYVTPNRSGYTNPGQFVPDVISRQIEVGARGGETVTWNLAAFQIERPQVEDQRPDYKIDGSSRHQGVEAELGGEVGRLQWTASAMWLKARRLDSTLNPAINDRRPTNLPEHTLRAHVNYLIPGVQGLSVNSRVSYEGERAVTADNSLMLSAWTRWDAGASYEFGKKDEKTVVRLAVENLTDEKYWKESPTQYGHIYLYPGEVRSVFLTLQTEL
- a CDS encoding S1 family peptidase is translated as MLNSKLLLSSLLLLSLVACTKNEKTNSVEMNGQETSIIGGEKADATNPVTASTVSLIYNYQGIPYSICTGTLISKNLVLTAAHCLVDLQGAEIFVHMGEVLPTTIDETKLLRVAEYETHKDYHLVYDDNGFPVTGRNDVGLIKLLLDAPENAVPVPVLDESVELKAGETLLLAGYGLLNEIDNPTPATGLNFVRVPLAKLWESILVTDQNNAKGACSGDSGGPAYLETSKGLVVVGITRGPHDLAPDCRHFGEYTNATMFKTFILEEAAAMGADAPVFTTERQ